Proteins encoded together in one Triticum dicoccoides isolate Atlit2015 ecotype Zavitan chromosome 7B, WEW_v2.0, whole genome shotgun sequence window:
- the LOC119337458 gene encoding NEP1-interacting protein-like 1 isoform X1 — MCSCLPGRGKGTKISWPGWHVGGRHGSRAAAIDGRTRRAGGGQAAAMTTVDGCRQQSLAFATKKRKRARQGGRRRQAEPTASAREFNAPVTAGLFLGAVTGGLIGLATESGLFRGTGIGAITGALVSIEVVDSSIRLWRSRRSGIWSILYVLNVIYSLLTGRLVREKVDPAVQRVVRSQMNAVDSSQFREAPDLFEIEGTNGMPRASIEKLPEGTITEEYNRNAVGDLYGCSVCLQDFQIGEKVRSLPDCLHVFHVPCIDGWLIKHGSCPLCRRKL, encoded by the exons ATGTGCAGCTGCTTACCCGGGAGGGGAAAGGGGACGAAAATATCTTGGCCGGGGTGGCACGTAGGCGGGCGGCATGGCTCCCGCGCGGCAGCCATTGATGGCCGCACGCGCAGGGCAGGTGGCGGGCAGGCGGCCGCCATGACCACGGTGGATGGGTGCCGTCAGCAGAGCCTCGCCTTCGCCACGAAGAAAAGAAAGAGAGCGAGGCAAGGCGGGCGCCGGAGGCAAGCCGAACCTACCGCCTCCGCACGCGAATTCAATGCGCCGGTCACGG CCGGCCTGTTCCTGGGAGCCGTCACGGGCGGGCTGATCGGCCTGGCCACGGAGAGCGGCCTCTTCCGCGGCACCGGCATCGGCGCCATCACCGGCGCGCTCGTGTCCATCGAGGTCGTCGACTCCTCCATCCGCCTCTGGCGCTCCCGCCGGTCCGGGATCTGGAGCATCCTGTACGTG CTTAATGTGATCTACAGCCTCCTGACGGGCCGGCTCGTCCGTGAGAAGGTTGATCCGGCAGTGCAGCGGGTGGTCCGCAGCCAG ATGAATGCAGTGGACTCATCGCAGTTCAGGGAGGCCCCTGACCTCTTCGAGATCGAGGGAACCAACGGCATGCCGAGGGCGTCCATCGAGAAACTGCCCGAGGGCACTATCACCGAGGAGTATAACCGGAATGCCGTCGGTGACCTCTACGGGTGCTCAGTATGCCTGCAG GATTTCCAGATTGGTGAGAAGGTGCGGAGCCTGCCCGATTGCCTGCACGTGTTCCACGTGCCGTGCATCGACGGCTGGCTGATCAAGCACGGATCATGCCCACTCTGCAGGAGGAAGCTCtag
- the LOC119337458 gene encoding NEP1-interacting protein-like 1 isoform X2, whose amino-acid sequence MDPSGAFARSSSNVSLASLVRSGSGGSSGSSGSSRGRGGSRRMVRRVLRGVITFIFAIAGLFLGAVTGGLIGLATESGLFRGTGIGAITGALVSIEVVDSSIRLWRSRRSGIWSILYVLNVIYSLLTGRLVREKVDPAVQRVVRSQMNAVDSSQFREAPDLFEIEGTNGMPRASIEKLPEGTITEEYNRNAVGDLYGCSVCLQDFQIGEKVRSLPDCLHVFHVPCIDGWLIKHGSCPLCRRKL is encoded by the exons ATGGATCCGTCGGGCGCGTTCGCGCGGAGCTCCAGCAATGTGTCGCTGGCGTCGCTGGTGAGGAGCGGGAGCGGCGGGAGCAGCGGGAGTAGCGGGAGCAGCCGCGGGAGGGGCGGGAGCCGGAGGATGGTGCGCCGGGTGCTCCGCGGCGTCATCACCTTCATCTTCGCCATCG CCGGCCTGTTCCTGGGAGCCGTCACGGGCGGGCTGATCGGCCTGGCCACGGAGAGCGGCCTCTTCCGCGGCACCGGCATCGGCGCCATCACCGGCGCGCTCGTGTCCATCGAGGTCGTCGACTCCTCCATCCGCCTCTGGCGCTCCCGCCGGTCCGGGATCTGGAGCATCCTGTACGTG CTTAATGTGATCTACAGCCTCCTGACGGGCCGGCTCGTCCGTGAGAAGGTTGATCCGGCAGTGCAGCGGGTGGTCCGCAGCCAG ATGAATGCAGTGGACTCATCGCAGTTCAGGGAGGCCCCTGACCTCTTCGAGATCGAGGGAACCAACGGCATGCCGAGGGCGTCCATCGAGAAACTGCCCGAGGGCACTATCACCGAGGAGTATAACCGGAATGCCGTCGGTGACCTCTACGGGTGCTCAGTATGCCTGCAG GATTTCCAGATTGGTGAGAAGGTGCGGAGCCTGCCCGATTGCCTGCACGTGTTCCACGTGCCGTGCATCGACGGCTGGCTGATCAAGCACGGATCATGCCCACTCTGCAGGAGGAAGCTCtag